CCAGGTCGCGCGCCAGGATGAGGTAGTAGCGTGCGCGCTCTAGGGCCGATAGGCTCTCGCTGTAGAGACGGAGCTTTTCTGGCTGTATCCTGCAGCGGAATCCCGCGGCAATGTTGGCCGGCACGGCGGCAATAGCCTTGCGCAGATCCGCCGCCAGGCCGTCGCGTTCTTCCTTGGGGAATTTCTTCGTGGCTCTGAATATCTCCAAACTGAGTTGGTGGCTCCTCTGCCACACAACCAGGTCCTGGAAGGTAATCCTTTTCTCTTGCTCCATGCTCGTCACCTTTCGATTGAGGGCGCGCACCCGCGCAGGCTTCCCCTACCGCAGATAGCCTGCGTAGCGCAGCATCTGGCCCAGGAAATCACAAGGATAGGTCACCCGGACATCTCTGGGATTGCCATTGGCGTCGGTGACCAGGGACAACTCAGGATTCACGTAGGCCGTGTAGGTGGGCAGGTCGAGTTTGGCGAAACGCGCCACAACTTCATCGCGTAGGGCAGGATCGAAAGAGCTGCCATAGGTGGTCACCAGGGCACGGGCCGCCTGGTAGTCGCCTTGCGCCTTGATGCGCATGATCTCGGCCAAGAGCCGCCCCACGCCGGCACGCATTGCCGCATAGTCTTTCACACGCAGGTAGCTCTTCCCACCTTTGCGCTCCAGGGAAACGGCATCGGTGGTGGCGCGGAGGTAGCTCACGATCAAGTGAGCGGCGCGGTCGTGGTCCTCCTCGATGGTTGTGGCGTACGGGTACAGGCGAAGCATGGTCAGGTCATCGCGCACATAGTCGTCGTAGGCAGCCTTGCCGACTTGCTCCGCATCCGTCACCAGGCCGATCTCCACCAGCTTCGGGTCAAAGATGTTCCACAACGCCATCAGGTCCGCGCGTGCCTCCTCCAGCGTCGAATAGTACTCCCGCAGAAAGTCAGAGGGGTCCCCACCCAGATGCGGATCCGCTTTGCCACTCCCATGACCGACGACCTCGTGCAGCGCCAGACACGCGTCGGCGGCTTGGTCTCCCCACTTCTTGGCGCGTCGCAGTTCGGCGCCCGTGGCGCAGAACTCACGCAGCAATGCATCCGATTGGGCACGGCGCCGTGCGGCGATCATGTTTTGCAGGGTGATGCTCTTGCTGCCGTGTTGCTCGCGGATCCACTGCTCATTGGGCAAGTTAATACCCGCCCAGCCGATGGGCCCTTGATCCCCCGTCTGCGTGAGCACCTTGATGGCACTTGCAACCGGCGGATGTACGCCCTGCTTCTTGAAGGCATCGTCCCAGGGCGCACGATCCTCGAAATACTGCGCTGCAGCCGCCAAGGCGCGCATCTTCGCCGTGGACTCTTCGTCGACAAAGAAGACGATCCCCTCCCATGCGCCCTTCACGGCCCGCGCGTCAAGATAGGTCTCCACAAAGCCGTTGATGGTATCCACAAGCGGGTTGTCGCGCACCCACAGCAGGTAGAAGTTGTGGAACTCCCGCACGTCGCCGGTGCGATAGTAGGCGATCAAATGCTGCAGCGCCTGACGCTGTGCCCCCTCTGCAACGGCCACTGCCCGCTCCAAATGGGAAACGACCGCCTTCAGCTCGGCAGCATAACGCCCAGGCGGTATGCTGTCGGTGCCAGTCCGGTAGACTTCCTCCACCAACTGCCCATCTCTTTTCACTAGGCGAGAGTTGAGTGGATAGCGCTCGGCAAAACGCTCTACCTCGGCCAATGTGACGCCCTCGTACAGGTTGTTGGCGCTGGCGGTCAGGATGTCTTGGCCAGGTCCGGGCGTCTTGTTGGTCTTGAAAGGCTCGTAGGCTGGGTCAAAGATGGTCGGGCGCAGGCGTTCTATCAGCGCCTCCAACGATTCACCTTCTGCCCCTTGGATCGACGCGCCATTCTGCACAGCAATGCGCGCGGCGGCAAGCAGCTCCTCTGGGGTAAAGTCGGGCACGAACTTGGCAAACGACCGGCTGTAGTAATGGCCGTTGTTGATCCACACCAGCTTCGCATAGTGGACGATGCGATCCAACAACGGCTGCTCGATGCCCCGCGGGTGGAGGATGATCTGCTCCAGCAGGCGGCGGATCTCCAGGGCATGCCGATGATTCTGGTCGTACATGATGTCGCGCCCGGCGATAGCCGCCTGGCAGAGATGGTAGGCGAGCACTTTTTGCTGTAGCGGCAGACGTTCAAAGCCGTCCGCATACATCTGCACGATCTGGGTGTTCCCCACCCGCTCCAGGAAATAGCGGCGCTGGTCTCCCCCACATCCCACGAGAAGTACCCCCAACACGATGGCGCCTAACGAGTGCATCGCTTTGCCAGCCAAGCTCCCTCCCTGGTAGAGTTAGACATTCCAAGAAGCGGCAGGGTAAGATACGCAATCCACAGTGCAAAAGCAACGAATTTTTCTCGCGAGGCCCGCGCGAAGAAGCACGACAGGCTATGAACAAGTCGGGCCCCAGAGCCCACCGAGCAGTGAGCCCACAGTAAAAAGGCCCCTTTCCCAAGCCTCGTGGGACGCAGAGTTCGAGTCTTTGGCTGGTGAGCGCCAGTACCCTGTGCCGACGTTCATCGCCCTTGGGATGCTGCCGCTGGCGCGGTTCCCCTTGGGCATTCGGCCTGGAAGTCGGCCCTCTCCATCGGCTCATGCCTAGAAACGCCCTTGGCATTCGTGGGCTGACCTGTGCCCTCTTTTCGAACCTCACAAATGTGCAGAGGCTGCCCCCGCGCCTCCCTGCTGAGGATGGCAACGACCGTTCGGACGGCACCCTACGTGGGCCACGGCCCTCCTGCCAAAAGGAGCAGTCCTCAGCTCCGCCGTCGCAGCTTACCCCAACAAAAAAGCCCTCCCGCAATGGGCGGGAGGGCTCGACGGTGAGCGCCTTATGCCTTGCTGACTTTCTTGGGCAGCTCGTCGATCCACTTGGTCAGGGCATCGAACTTGGTCTTGGCCACTTTGTAGACCAAGTTGTCGTACTGCACGTACATGAAGTAGCCCTTGTCCTTCTCGAACTCGCGACCGAACACGACGTTGTAGCGCGAGGGATCATCCTTTTTCATGAAGACCATGTAAAGGGTAGGTCGATCGAACTGGTAGCGGCTCTGCTTGCCCAGGTCTGCAAGGGTGTTGCCAATCCTGTCAACTACCTCCTGGGCGTAAACATACGTCACGTCGCCCAAGAATCTGTCCACTTCTTTCTGGTCGATCTTGAGCTGCCGCCCGCCGCGGACCAGTACCCATTCGTACTCCTTCTTGCTCGCCGCCGAGTCCGAGCTGGCGGTGGCGGCCTTTTCCACCCGGCGGATGACCACCTCTTTGCCCCCGCTGACCAGGGCTACCAGCTCGAGATCCTTCTTCTCCAGCTTCACCGCGGTGAGGTCAACAAAGGAGTTTTCGTTGAAGTGCGACAGAGTATCCAGCTCGCCGTAGATAGCCAGGCTGGAGAGTATGTTCTTGTCCACGGCATAAATCTTCTCCCGATCGGCGAAACGGACAAAGCCGGTGTTGTAGTCGTCGCCCCTCTTACCGATGATGAGGTTGGCCAAGGGCTTCTGCGCCGCATCCTTGAGGATCACGTGCACGCCCTGGTCGTCCCCAACCTGGAAGGTGGCAAAGTGCTTCGGATCGGCGGCCCTCACCCTGCCGGTCATCTCCAACAGGTCGTCGATGATGCGATTGACGCTGTACTCGCGCGCTTTCGCGTTCAGCCTGGTGGGGATGTACCACTGCTTGTCTTTCTTCACGAACTCCATGCGGATCTCGCCACCGGCGGTCTGCTTGTACACCTCGATGCATTGCACGTCATCGCGGCTCACGCCGATGACCACACTCTGCTGCAGTTCATCAACGTTGACCGTCTTCATGCGCGGCTTGGTCACGAAAAACAGCAGCAACAACGCGCAGAAGACGCCACCCAGGATGTAGAGTTGCTTTTCCTTCATCATGGCGTTTCCCTCGTTGCTTACCGGCATCTTCCCTGTGGCACTGGGCCATGCTTCATTTCATCTTCCGCCGCATGGTGAGCACCACGCCGAGCGCCACAAAGCAGAGAGCAGGGAACCAGACGACGAAGAACTTGGCCAGCGACTTGCCAAAGGCGCTGGTCTCTTTGATGCGCCGCGCTTCGATGTTCTTGGCGCGAATGTGAATAAGCTCATCGCCCAGCGTCAAGGCGTCGACGCTGTTCAGCAGAAGCGCCTTGTGGCTATCCACAGCGCGGAGCACGTCATCTTTGAACATGTTGCTGCAACCGTAGGCGATAATCTTGTTGGGAACGGCCGGTCCGGTAATGAGCGGCGTAGCCGTGCTGTCCACCCCAGAGCCTTCGCCAGACCACTTCGGGGGCGGCTGGTCAAGGTAGCGGGCGCTAAAGGTCCCCTCAACCAGCACACCGAGGGGCTGCCGCCGCAAAAAGTCACCCGAGGCCGGCTCGGAGGTGTCCACGGGTCGGTACCCCAGGCTCTCCGTAGTCCAGCTGTGGTTGCTCGAGGTAAAGAGCACCGTGGCCTTCAAATTGTCCTTTTCCAGGATCTCGTTGTACAAGTTCAGGCGGTTGCCGTACATGTAGAAGAGCTCGGTGATCTTGTTGGCCACCGACACGCGGCTATTGATGTTCTCCTGGTTCACCTTGATGATCACCGGCTTGCTGACTGGCTCGTAGCGCTGCTCCTGAATCTGGAAGATGCCCATGCGTCGGGTGCGATAGGTAGGCACCTGGACGAAGGCAGCACTGCGGTCCATGAAGATCTTGGTGTCGATCTCAAAGCCATAGTTCTTCAGCAGGCTGTTGATGTTGATGCGGGTGGGCATGGCCTGAACGTCGAACTCCCCCGAGGCGCCGCTGCGCGCAGGGTAGATCTGATAATTGTACATCTGCCCCGCTAACACCAACCGCACGCCTTTGTGCACCAGCCGGTCGATTTCGTAGAGTTGCCGTTCGGTGAGCGGTTCGTCCACCATCAGCACCATCGTCTGGATGTCGCCGGGGATAGTGTCATCTTTGGTGATGTTGGTGCGAACCACATCATAGCCGGCGTTGCGCAGCAGCTCCACCGCCATGCCGTAGGCATCCGGTGGCGACTGTTGGAACTGGCGGTACTGCGGAGGAGTCTCGGGCTGGTCTGGGAAGAACCCCACCTTGGGCCGCTTGGTGGCAATCAGCTTGTAAATGCGGGAGACAATCTCGTACTCCAAGCTGCCGAACATCTCCGGCCGCACCTCCTCGATCACATCTTCCTTGCGGTCCAGGTAGGAAAGGACCAGCGAGGAGTAGATACGCTTGACCGCGAATTCGTCGCGCTCGGCGCTTTGCACGCCAAATGGAACCACCCCCTTTTCCGCCAGTCGCTCGGCAATACGTTTGCGCGGCGCGGGTTTGCTGGCCTCGCCTTTCTCCTCCTTCTCTTTGGCACGCCGCTCCTCGTATGCTTCGCGCTCCTCCTCAGCAGAGGGATCGAACACCTTGTAGGTGACCCTCCCCTTGGAGGCCAACTTGAGCTCCTCAAGCTTGTCGATGACGTCCCGCTCCAAGTTTTTCCACTTGGTCGGCATCTTTTCGGAGGAGGACACGTAGTAGGTGATTTCAATAGGTGCCTCTAACCGCGAGAGAATCCTCTCCACCGAGGGCGAGAGTTTGTACACCTGCTCGGCGGTCAGGTCGAAGCGACCGACATTGAGATTGTCGAAAACCATGATGACCAGCAGGGCAATGCCCAAAAGCAGCCCTGAACCGATCAAGAACGTCCTGATGAAGAGCTTGCGTAGGTTCTTCATGGCTAGTACTTTCTCCCATCCAGGTACTTGATGTTCAAGGTGATGAACAGAGCACTCAAGGAAAGGAAGTAGACGAGGCTCCGGACGTCAATCACGCCGCGAGCGATGTCGTTAAAGTGCCGGGTGACACCCACGTAGCTATACAGAAAATCGCCTAGCCCCGGGAACCACCCGTCAATGACCATCGGCACGTATTGCCAGCCGATGAGGGCGAAAAAGCCGCACACTAGGCTGGTGATGATCAAAGAGACGATTTGGTCGGCAAAAAAGCCGGAGATGAAGATGCCGACCGCCAAGTAGAAGGCGCCCAGCAGCACCGCGCCAAAGTAGCCGCCGATGATGGGACCAAAGTCCGGCTTGCCCAGGAAGACCAGCATGATGGGGATCGCCAGCGTGCCAGCGAGCGCCACCAGGTAGAAGGCAAGACCGGCCAAGTACTTACCCAGCACGACGTGCTCGGCCTTCATGGGGAGCGTGAGCAGCAACTCGATGGTCCCCAGCTTCTTCTCCTCGGACCACAGGCGCATGGAGATGGCCGGGATGAAGATCAGCGCCAAGGTCACCGGCAGCGCCGAGAAGAACGCACGCATGTCGGCGTTGCCGAAGAAGAAGAAGTGGAACATGTACAACCCGCAGTTGAGCACGATGAAGATAATGCTAAACACGTACGCTATGGGTGAATAGAAGTAGGCGGCGAACTCTCGTTTGAAAATGATCCAGATGTCTTTCATGTCTCGTCTCCCTTTCTACGCCTGAGCTTGTTTTCCCGGCTGCTCGGCGCGCTCCTCTGCGCCGCCGCCTTGGGTGAGCAGGATGAACGAGTCCTCCAACGACAGCTTCTCCGGATGGAACTCCAAGATATCCCACTGGGCCTCGCGAATGACGCGGTT
This genomic stretch from Calditrichota bacterium harbors:
- a CDS encoding ABC transporter permease subunit yields the protein MKDIWIIFKREFAAYFYSPIAYVFSIIFIVLNCGLYMFHFFFFGNADMRAFFSALPVTLALIFIPAISMRLWSEEKKLGTIELLLTLPMKAEHVVLGKYLAGLAFYLVALAGTLAIPIMLVFLGKPDFGPIIGGYFGAVLLGAFYLAVGIFISGFFADQIVSLIITSLVCGFFALIGWQYVPMVIDGWFPGLGDFLYSYVGVTRHFNDIARGVIDVRSLVYFLSLSALFITLNIKYLDGRKY
- a CDS encoding peptidase M49, which translates into the protein MAGKAMHSLGAIVLGVLLVGCGGDQRRYFLERVGNTQIVQMYADGFERLPLQQKVLAYHLCQAAIAGRDIMYDQNHRHALEIRRLLEQIILHPRGIEQPLLDRIVHYAKLVWINNGHYYSRSFAKFVPDFTPEELLAAARIAVQNGASIQGAEGESLEALIERLRPTIFDPAYEPFKTNKTPGPGQDILTASANNLYEGVTLAEVERFAERYPLNSRLVKRDGQLVEEVYRTGTDSIPPGRYAAELKAVVSHLERAVAVAEGAQRQALQHLIAYYRTGDVREFHNFYLLWVRDNPLVDTINGFVETYLDARAVKGAWEGIVFFVDEESTAKMRALAAAAQYFEDRAPWDDAFKKQGVHPPVASAIKVLTQTGDQGPIGWAGINLPNEQWIREQHGSKSITLQNMIAARRRAQSDALLREFCATGAELRRAKKWGDQAADACLALHEVVGHGSGKADPHLGGDPSDFLREYYSTLEEARADLMALWNIFDPKLVEIGLVTDAEQVGKAAYDDYVRDDLTMLRLYPYATTIEEDHDRAAHLIVSYLRATTDAVSLERKGGKSYLRVKDYAAMRAGVGRLLAEIMRIKAQGDYQAARALVTTYGSSFDPALRDEVVARFAKLDLPTYTAYVNPELSLVTDANGNPRDVRVTYPCDFLGQMLRYAGYLR
- a CDS encoding four helix bundle protein, with protein sequence MEQEKRITFQDLVVWQRSHQLSLEIFRATKKFPKEERDGLAADLRKAIAAVPANIAAGFRCRIQPEKLRLYSESLSALERARYYLILARDLGFLKEFEALWNLGEEVGRMLSRLVRSARPQQNRGQQ
- a CDS encoding DUF4340 domain-containing protein, with protein sequence MMKEKQLYILGGVFCALLLLFFVTKPRMKTVNVDELQQSVVIGVSRDDVQCIEVYKQTAGGEIRMEFVKKDKQWYIPTRLNAKAREYSVNRIIDDLLEMTGRVRAADPKHFATFQVGDDQGVHVILKDAAQKPLANLIIGKRGDDYNTGFVRFADREKIYAVDKNILSSLAIYGELDTLSHFNENSFVDLTAVKLEKKDLELVALVSGGKEVVIRRVEKAATASSDSAASKKEYEWVLVRGGRQLKIDQKEVDRFLGDVTYVYAQEVVDRIGNTLADLGKQSRYQFDRPTLYMVFMKKDDPSRYNVVFGREFEKDKGYFMYVQYDNLVYKVAKTKFDALTKWIDELPKKVSKA
- a CDS encoding GldG family protein, translated to MKNLRKLFIRTFLIGSGLLLGIALLVIMVFDNLNVGRFDLTAEQVYKLSPSVERILSRLEAPIEITYYVSSSEKMPTKWKNLERDVIDKLEELKLASKGRVTYKVFDPSAEEEREAYEERRAKEKEEKGEASKPAPRKRIAERLAEKGVVPFGVQSAERDEFAVKRIYSSLVLSYLDRKEDVIEEVRPEMFGSLEYEIVSRIYKLIATKRPKVGFFPDQPETPPQYRQFQQSPPDAYGMAVELLRNAGYDVVRTNITKDDTIPGDIQTMVLMVDEPLTERQLYEIDRLVHKGVRLVLAGQMYNYQIYPARSGASGEFDVQAMPTRININSLLKNYGFEIDTKIFMDRSAAFVQVPTYRTRRMGIFQIQEQRYEPVSKPVIIKVNQENINSRVSVANKITELFYMYGNRLNLYNEILEKDNLKATVLFTSSNHSWTTESLGYRPVDTSEPASGDFLRRQPLGVLVEGTFSARYLDQPPPKWSGEGSGVDSTATPLITGPAVPNKIIAYGCSNMFKDDVLRAVDSHKALLLNSVDALTLGDELIHIRAKNIEARRIKETSAFGKSLAKFFVVWFPALCFVALGVVLTMRRKMK